A single Thermanaerothrix sp. DNA region contains:
- a CDS encoding BCCT family transporter: MISKEGMSIRGAVFYPMAAIFLGAIALGVLAPEAFYKAESAIVEFAFTKFGWLFQLSSVMFLAICAYLGMSRYGDIRFGGKDAKPTLTDWQWFSISLCGGIATGILFWGIAEPITHFMSPPDFLGLKAGTEGAAMFSMTTTFIHWTFIPYAMYAIAGLGIAYCAYNMKLPYAVSSTLYPIFGRRATGLVGALVDNVCLLAIAGGVAAVLGVGAMQAGSGLNSLTGIKTGKAVWAAVLVVTVSIYIVSSYSGIMKGIRILSDYNAKIFLFMMLFFFAVGPTSFILNLGVQGFGHFVNNFFERTLYLSPIDGSPWPRWWPVYYWAIWLAYAPLIGMFLARLSYGRTIRQFLLFNLVLPSVFGLVWFSIFGGSAIYSQIHGGRIWESIRSSGLEVSVFAFLKNAPLGTVWSWVFIGVLILSIVTLCDSMTTTVASLSMTGSHLEGKEPPAGMKIFWGVVMASMAIINLLSSSGKISGIDATKQIATVAGFPILFFMCLMAFGALRAIVKGMGEVEDACGEPCGEAAEDTV; this comes from the coding sequence ATGATATCCAAAGAGGGGATGAGCATAAGGGGAGCGGTGTTCTATCCCATGGCGGCCATATTCCTTGGGGCCATAGCCCTTGGGGTTCTGGCGCCGGAGGCCTTTTACAAGGCGGAGTCCGCCATAGTGGAGTTCGCCTTCACCAAATTCGGGTGGTTGTTTCAGCTTTCCAGCGTCATGTTCCTGGCGATTTGCGCGTACCTTGGCATGTCCAGGTACGGGGACATAAGGTTCGGCGGAAAGGACGCCAAGCCCACGCTGACCGACTGGCAGTGGTTCTCCATATCCCTCTGCGGCGGCATCGCCACGGGTATACTCTTCTGGGGCATAGCGGAGCCCATAACCCACTTCATGAGCCCTCCGGACTTCCTCGGCCTCAAGGCCGGCACCGAGGGGGCCGCCATGTTCTCCATGACCACCACGTTCATCCACTGGACCTTCATCCCCTACGCCATGTACGCCATAGCGGGGCTGGGGATAGCCTACTGCGCCTACAACATGAAGCTTCCCTACGCGGTGAGCTCCACCCTGTACCCCATATTCGGCCGGAGGGCCACGGGGCTAGTCGGGGCGCTGGTGGACAACGTATGCCTTCTTGCCATAGCGGGAGGTGTGGCGGCGGTGCTCGGCGTGGGAGCCATGCAAGCGGGCAGCGGCCTTAACAGCCTCACCGGCATAAAAACCGGCAAGGCGGTCTGGGCGGCGGTGTTGGTGGTCACCGTGTCCATATACATCGTCTCCTCCTACTCGGGGATAATGAAGGGCATCCGGATACTGTCGGACTACAACGCCAAGATATTCCTCTTCATGATGCTCTTCTTCTTCGCCGTGGGTCCCACCAGCTTCATCCTGAACCTGGGGGTGCAGGGTTTCGGGCACTTTGTGAACAACTTCTTCGAGCGGACCCTTTACCTTTCCCCCATAGATGGGAGCCCCTGGCCCCGGTGGTGGCCGGTGTACTACTGGGCCATATGGCTGGCTTACGCCCCCTTGATCGGCATGTTCCTGGCCAGGCTCTCCTACGGCAGGACCATACGGCAGTTCCTGCTGTTCAACCTGGTGCTTCCGTCGGTGTTCGGACTTGTGTGGTTCTCCATCTTCGGGGGCAGCGCCATATACTCCCAGATCCACGGGGGCAGGATATGGGAGTCCATCAGGAGCTCCGGCCTTGAGGTGTCGGTGTTCGCCTTCCTTAAGAACGCGCCGTTGGGCACCGTATGGTCCTGGGTGTTCATAGGGGTGCTCATACTCTCCATCGTAACCCTGTGCGACTCCATGACCACCACGGTGGCCTCCCTCTCCATGACCGGCTCCCACCTGGAGGGCAAGGAACCGCCGGCGGGGATGAAGATATTCTGGGGGGTCGTCATGGCCTCCATGGCCATAATCAACCTCTTGAGCAGCTCCGGCAAGATATCGGGCATAGACGCCACCAAGCAGATCGCCACCGTGGCGGGTTTCCCCATCCTCTTCTTCATGTGCCTCATGGCCTTCGGCGCCCTAAGGGCCATAGTGAAGGGCATGGGGGAGGTGGAGGATGCCTGTGGTGAGCCCTGCGGCGAGGCGGCGGAGGATACCGTTTAA